The genomic window GTTCCTTGATGCGACCGCAGGCATGGCTCATGGAATGAACAGCACCCAGACCCTTGATAAATGCCATGGCGCCTTCGCTTGCTGCCATCATCATATTGTAGCGAGCATCCTTGTCTTGCCCGTCAGCAACAGCATTTTCCAGATAGCCCATCTTGAATGCCCGGCGCAGACCATCAAGGCCAACGGCTTCCGCGGGTGGATTGTCCATGGGCGAAATCACAGCCTCGATGCAGTGGGTTATTGCATCCATGCCAGTCGCAGCCGTGAGGCGTGCTGGGAGGCCCAATGTGAGTTCCGGGTCGCACAGAGCAACCTTCGGGATCAGGTTCTGGCTGGCGAAAATCAGCTTGCGGCCGTCCTTTGTAATGATAACCGTGCCAACAGACACTTCCGATCCAGTACCGGCCGTCGTCGGCATGGCGATGTGCGGCGTCGTCTCACCAATCAATGCACTGCCACCTTCAATGGCTGCGAACTGCGTCAGGTCGCCATCGTGTGTCGCAAGAAGGCCAAGACCTTTGGCCAGATCCATGGACGACCCACCGCCCAGGCTGATGATGCCGTCACATCCACTGGCCTTGTACTGAGCCAGCGCTTCAAGGGTCGCTTCTTCGGTTGGATTTTCAGGTGTGCCGTC from Candidatus Phaeomarinobacter ectocarpi includes these protein-coding regions:
- a CDS encoding iron-containing alcohol dehydrogenase — encoded protein: MATLNYLNTTHIDFGSRSMVADTMKQLGIKRPMIVTDKGIVAAGILDKVREAMGNEFSPEIFDGTPENPTEEATLEALAQYKASGCDGIISLGGGSSMDLAKGLGLLATHDGDLTQFAAIEGGSALIGETTPHIAMPTTAGTGSEVSVGTVIITKDGRKLIFASQNLIPKVALCDPELTLGLPARLTAATGMDAITHCIEAVISPMDNPPAEAVGLDGLRRAFKMGYLENAVADGQDKDARYNMMMAASEGAMAFIKGLGAVHSMSHACGRIKELKLHHGTLNAVILPAVLRYNADFVGDKYDRIREAMGLPANADLADEIEALNARIGIPKNLGEMGVSMDTPGIVENAVTDVSTFTNPRPLEASDYEKLFEQAIG